A genomic region of Methanobacterium sp. SMA-27 contains the following coding sequences:
- a CDS encoding PAS domain S-box protein: protein MADVKILLVEDENIEAMDIKLTLESFGYEVPYIASSSEEAVEKALAIMPDLILMDIILKGEIDGIETVSKIRDLNIPVIYLTAHSEESTIERAKLTEPYGYIIKPYDRIELKYAIELAIYKNKLKNKLKDSETKYRTLFNQASDGILLMEGDKFIECNDRALEIYGTNREQLIGKTPYSVFSPKVQPNKEISEDMAIEYINKALDGHPQHFEWKHLKYNGTPFYTEISLNRLKIKGQYLLQAIVRDITDRKKVEELFQEEDDKFRSILDAMPDGVCIFNSDYEVEYINPVIKKDFGHVEGKKCFEYLHESNEICPWCKNKEVFQGKSIQWEWNSIKTGKSYELLDKPLKNPDGTISKLEIFHDITKRKIADKALIESQQRLSEIIDFLPDATLAIDVEGKVIAWNRAMEEMTGFKAENIIGKENYEYSLPFYRKRRPILIDLVLKFDKEIENYYRFIKREGNALLAETEVKLNDKNFILWIKAVPLYDRDGNINGAIESIRDITQHKLDESALKRSEERFRAVAESAVDAIVTTDANGNIIFFNNSLTKIFGYTKEQLKGKPLTLLMPERFKKNYLNELEKFKKSGQHRLMGKTVTTTGLKKDQNEFPFEMSLSAWKSEGKTYFTSIIRDLTERKKAENAELQYQSLFDNMLNGFAYCKMIFKEDRPIDFIYLDVNQAFESLTGLKDVTGKKVSEVIPLIQESDPELLEIYGRVSLTGQPETFEIYVESLKMWFSISVYSPRKEFFVAVFDVITERKEAEEKIKSSLKEKEVLLQEIHHRVKNNMQIISSLLNLQTKYVDAEESVNILRESQNRVKSMAMIHEKLYQSDDLTHIQFVDYIPSLVLNLFYSYNVEITQIEPIFEIEDISLNMETAVPCGLIISELVSNSLKYAFPNGRKGEVRVSLKSEDDKYELIISDSGIGLPEKLDFDNLESLGLSLVNSLTEQIDGEITINISHGTEFKITFKELSYKDRI, encoded by the coding sequence ATGGCAGATGTTAAAATTCTATTAGTAGAAGATGAGAACATAGAAGCCATGGATATTAAACTAACATTGGAATCCTTTGGTTATGAAGTTCCATATATCGCATCCAGTAGCGAAGAAGCTGTAGAGAAAGCTTTAGCTATTATGCCTGATCTTATTTTGATGGACATAATTCTCAAAGGAGAAATAGATGGTATTGAAACTGTTTCTAAGATCAGAGATCTAAATATTCCTGTTATTTATTTAACTGCTCATTCTGAAGAGTCCACAATTGAAAGAGCCAAACTCACAGAACCCTATGGTTATATAATCAAACCATACGACCGAATAGAACTTAAATATGCCATAGAACTTGCTATTTATAAAAACAAATTGAAAAATAAATTAAAAGATAGTGAAACTAAGTATCGTACTCTTTTTAATCAAGCTTCTGACGGTATACTCCTAATGGAAGGAGATAAATTCATAGAATGCAATGATAGGGCTTTAGAGATTTATGGTACTAATAGGGAACAATTAATAGGAAAAACACCTTATTCAGTATTTTCACCCAAAGTACAGCCAAATAAGGAAATATCTGAAGATATGGCAATTGAATATATTAACAAGGCCCTTGATGGCCATCCACAACATTTCGAATGGAAACATCTTAAGTATAATGGCACACCTTTTTACACTGAAATATCTTTAAACAGACTAAAAATAAAAGGCCAATACTTGCTCCAAGCTATTGTAAGGGATATTACTGATCGAAAAAAGGTTGAAGAATTATTTCAGGAAGAAGATGATAAGTTTAGAAGCATATTGGATGCTATGCCTGATGGTGTTTGCATTTTTAATTCGGATTACGAAGTTGAATATATTAATCCTGTGATTAAAAAGGATTTTGGACATGTGGAAGGGAAAAAATGTTTTGAATATTTGCATGAAAGCAATGAAATTTGCCCCTGGTGCAAAAATAAGGAAGTCTTCCAAGGAAAATCAATTCAATGGGAATGGAACTCAATTAAAACCGGTAAAAGTTATGAACTTTTGGACAAACCACTTAAAAATCCAGATGGAACCATATCCAAACTAGAAATATTTCACGATATCACCAAACGTAAAATAGCGGATAAAGCACTAATTGAATCACAACAACGTTTATCTGAGATTATAGATTTCTTACCTGATGCAACATTAGCAATTGATGTGGAAGGGAAAGTTATTGCTTGGAATCGGGCCATGGAAGAAATGACAGGGTTTAAAGCAGAAAATATTATTGGAAAGGAAAATTATGAATATTCATTACCATTTTATAGAAAACGGAGACCTATATTAATTGACTTAGTATTAAAATTTGATAAGGAAATAGAGAATTATTATCGTTTTATTAAGAGAGAGGGGAATGCTCTTTTGGCCGAAACGGAAGTAAAATTAAATGATAAAAATTTTATTCTATGGATAAAAGCAGTACCATTATATGACCGTGACGGTAACATTAACGGGGCCATTGAGTCTATTCGTGATATTACCCAACATAAACTGGATGAATCTGCACTTAAAAGAAGTGAAGAGAGGTTTCGTGCAGTTGCAGAATCAGCCGTGGACGCCATTGTCACAACTGATGCAAATGGAAATATCATCTTCTTTAACAACAGTTTAACAAAAATCTTTGGATATACCAAAGAACAGCTGAAAGGAAAGCCCCTAACCCTCCTAATGCCAGAAAGATTCAAAAAAAATTATCTAAACGAACTCGAAAAGTTCAAAAAAAGTGGCCAACATAGACTTATGGGTAAAACAGTAACTACCACCGGATTAAAAAAAGACCAAAATGAATTTCCCTTTGAAATGTCACTTTCTGCCTGGAAGTCAGAGGGAAAAACCTATTTCACATCCATAATTCGTGACCTAACTGAACGTAAAAAAGCTGAAAATGCAGAATTACAATATCAATCACTTTTCGATAACATGTTAAATGGATTCGCTTATTGTAAGATGATTTTCAAAGAAGATCGGCCAATAGACTTTATATATCTTGACGTGAATCAAGCTTTCGAATCATTAACTGGACTAAAGGACGTTACTGGGAAAAAAGTAAGCGAAGTCATACCATTAATACAAGAATCAGATCCAGAATTGCTCGAAATCTATGGGAGAGTATCCCTCACAGGCCAGCCAGAGACCTTTGAAATCTATGTAGAATCCCTCAAAATGTGGTTCTCTATTTCAGTATATAGTCCACGCAAAGAATTTTTTGTAGCAGTATTCGACGTCATTACAGAGCGTAAAGAAGCGGAAGAAAAAATTAAATCATCTCTTAAAGAAAAGGAAGTTCTTCTCCAAGAGATACATCACCGTGTTAAAAATAACATGCAGATCATATCCAGTTTACTTAATCTGCAAACTAAATACGTGGATGCGGAAGAATCTGTGAATATCTTAAGGGAGAGTCAAAACCGAGTTAAATCTATGGCAATGATCCATGAAAAACTGTACCAGTCTGACGATTTAACCCATATACAATTTGTTGATTATATTCCAAGTCTAGTTTTGAACTTATTTTATTCATATAATGTTGAAATCACCCAAATTGAACCAATATTCGAAATAGAGGATATAAGTTTGAATATGGAAACTGCAGTACCTTGCGGTTTAATAATAAGTGAACTCGTATCTAATAGTTTAAAATATGCTTTTCCCAATGGAAGGAAAGGAGAAGTCCGTGTGTCACTTAAATCAGAAGACGATAAATATGAACTGATCATCAGTGATAGTGGCATAGGATTACCAGAGAAACTTGACTTTGACAATTTAGAATCCCTTGGTCTTAGTCTGGTAAATAGTTTAACAGAACAAATTGATGGTGAAATAACAATCAACATAAGCCACGGAACAGAATTTAAGATCACTTTTAAAGAGTTATCGTATAAAGATAGGATTTAA